Below is a window of Gossypium hirsutum isolate 1008001.06 chromosome A12, Gossypium_hirsutum_v2.1, whole genome shotgun sequence DNA.
ttaaataattattattaaatataatttataatatactttattattattaaactgcaatacatatttaatgtgctaaaatatcatttgtGGAACAAATAagttaattattctacaataaaaaaaatattagcagtaataaataactttagaattgtattttgcataaacataatAACAATGAATATTAACAAAAGGTTAAATGAGATTCATGAAATTCTATCTCACAATCCAAATGTTATACAGTTTTGCCACATCAAAAAGTTATATGACATACCatcccaaatattacaaacagaaaaagttacgaaaatgtcatcaacaaaaccataaattttaatggttagcaagaaatcttctgacccattccaaccgtacatcagaaggtaaactaaagaaaactaccatttgagttggatgatctggaattttagTCAATGCTTGAAACCGTTCATCCACAGTTAAACCTTCTATTTCACATAAGGTTGGATATAAATTTGCAGCTTTTTCTTGGATGCCCTGGTGAACTACcacatcggaggcaatactcctactaaTTTGTTCGCCAATGGCCCGCATGTTTTCagccaataaagtggcagcatcagtaactgaagaagaaaaatgaccaGTTGCATCAGaattcttttttttcctctttgaagatgaggaacccccttggttttTGTCTGTTTGCGGCTCCGtggcagaaacatccatgtcatccaaagagacATTAGCATCACAATCATATTATTCGTTTGTGTCTTCATTAATATCTGCAGAAGGTACATCCtcagcatttatttcttcaagaacgtcagcggctgtttgagcgtctttcccagtcgctcgatcttttgcgtatatggcagtaagttGGTCGTAGTAGGGGAAACTACGATGTCTGAACTGACcggcttctttatgactctataaaaacgaggaaatcatattagttataagtttggtaagaATAGGATAATCAAGAGTTGAACTCATTCTTACCTTTAAATAAGAgtcccaaaccgcatcttcagcaacaacgaccTGCCTATggtcgtcccaaccaaaaccgctattgttttggccattaagcatgtcatacacTATTGACCAATCTCTTTTCAGTAACCTAATCCTTGACTCGATATTAGGTCTTGCCTTCAACATCGCATTGGGTAAAGCCTTCTCTAACATTTTTTCTAACTCGTTTAagtaaccggctttgaaccccgtATCAGCGTTAAATGTcccaacattgtgcaagtccaccatgcaggaaaccagtgctgcatcttcttctggaacccatttccttttggaTCCTCGAGATGATTGGGAAGGAACATTTGATTCCGaaacacctgacataattatcttaagaaaaaaaacaaattaaaattaagtttaatatcatgaatcaaaaggtgaacactttataaaattaaaattaagttcaatatcatgaataaAAAACTCAACATTGTATAAAATTGAGTTCAATATAAAAGCTTGTTGACCTTACTTAATTAAGCAAATATAGAATCTTATTTTTAATAAGGAATTTATTGCAAATAA
It encodes the following:
- the LOC121211410 gene encoding uncharacterized protein At2g29880-like, with the translated sequence MSGVSESNVPSQSSRGSKRKWVPEEDAALVSCMVDLHNVGTFNADTGFKAGYLNELEKMLEKALPNAMLKARPNIESRIRLLKRDWSIVYDMLNGQNNSGFGWDDHRQVVVAEDAVWDSYLKSHKEAGQFRHRSFPYYDQLTAIYAKDRATGKDAQTAADVLEEINAEDVPSADINEDTNE